The following are encoded in a window of Desulfosporosinus sp. Sb-LF genomic DNA:
- a CDS encoding 4Fe-4S binding protein, which yields MNITVNNNRCPQNHPCPSIRVCSVGAIEQIGFGAPTIDQEKCIECKKCVRYCPMGAIQANE from the coding sequence ATGAATATTACAGTTAACAATAATAGATGTCCGCAAAACCATCCTTGTCCTTCAATACGAGTTTGCTCAGTGGGTGCGATTGAACAAATAGGATTTGGTGCGCCAACCATCGACCAGGAGAAATGTATCGAATGTAAAAAATGTGTCAGATATTGCCCGATGGGGGCAATACAAGCGAATGAGTGA
- a CDS encoding acyl-CoA thioesterase has product MASKSVNHSQVIMSNVMLPQHANPSGNVHGGEIMKLMDSAAGVVARRHARSNIVTARVDKLEFHLPIHVGNVVTCYGKLTFVGRSSMEVSVTVTVEDVSKDEPAKTALTSYFTLVALDENGRSQHVPSLELSNEEERRLFMEGQQRYQAYKQLGKKSSELK; this is encoded by the coding sequence ATGGCTAGTAAATCAGTTAACCATTCGCAGGTAATCATGTCAAACGTCATGCTTCCTCAGCATGCCAATCCATCGGGTAATGTTCATGGTGGTGAGATTATGAAATTGATGGATAGTGCTGCTGGAGTAGTAGCCCGAAGACATGCCCGTAGCAACATTGTTACTGCACGAGTGGACAAACTTGAATTTCATCTTCCCATCCATGTGGGCAACGTTGTGACTTGCTATGGCAAATTAACGTTTGTTGGTAGAAGTTCAATGGAAGTTTCTGTAACCGTCACAGTTGAAGATGTGTCTAAAGATGAACCAGCTAAAACAGCTTTAACGTCATATTTCACTCTAGTTGCCTTAGATGAGAATGGAAGATCCCAACATGTACCATCTCTGGAGCTTTCAAATGAAGAAGAACGACGCTTATTTATGGAAGGGCAGCAACGTTATCAGGCTTATAAGCAACTTGGGAAAAAATCAAGCGAATTGAAATAA
- a CDS encoding RNA polymerase sigma factor, translating into MKIKENIYTADSSEEDLSFEEIISQNQEKIINLIYGMTGDYYLSQDLTQETFLKAFQSRHTFSGKSKFSTWLYRIAVNVTVDHQRKSCVRKEMATEKTNSNFSKVDTSPEPDGACQKNATRNIIFSSIAELPEQQKEVFVLREINGCSTKEVSEILGCSVELVKWRLHKARLSLRKTLNGKNQFKNLGTISLNRFGLE; encoded by the coding sequence GTGAAGATCAAGGAAAATATTTATACTGCAGATTCATCTGAAGAGGATCTTTCCTTTGAAGAAATAATTTCTCAGAATCAAGAAAAAATAATTAATTTAATTTATGGAATGACAGGTGATTACTACCTTTCTCAAGATTTAACGCAGGAAACTTTTTTAAAAGCATTTCAATCCAGACACACATTTAGCGGTAAGTCAAAATTCTCTACCTGGCTTTATCGAATAGCTGTAAACGTTACGGTTGACCATCAACGAAAGAGCTGCGTTCGTAAAGAAATGGCTACAGAGAAAACAAACTCCAACTTTTCAAAGGTTGATACCTCACCAGAACCGGATGGGGCCTGCCAAAAAAATGCAACGAGGAATATAATATTCAGTTCCATAGCAGAATTACCTGAACAGCAGAAAGAAGTTTTTGTCTTGAGAGAAATTAATGGTTGTTCAACAAAGGAGGTTTCCGAGATTCTAGGTTGCTCTGTGGAGTTAGTAAAATGGCGATTACACAAAGCCCGGTTATCCCTACGAAAGACGTTAAACGGTAAAAATCAATTTAAAAACTTAGGGACAATATCCTTGAACAGGTTTGGACTAGAATGA
- a CDS encoding dihydrofolate reductase family protein, with product MTDRKVMLYIAMSLDGYIARENNDISWLDIVEDPGEDYGYGKFVQDIDTVIMGRKTYEKVISFGIKFPYKGKKCYVISRTKTGYEESVEYYSESLEDLIADLKNKEGKDIFIDGGSEIVNELLKSNLIDEFAISIVPNFLGSGIRLFKEGILGQRIELISSKEFKTGLVQLWYRKQPNQDIR from the coding sequence ATGACTGATAGAAAAGTCATGCTCTACATTGCAATGAGCTTAGATGGATATATCGCAAGAGAAAATAACGATATTAGCTGGTTAGACATTGTTGAAGACCCAGGCGAAGACTATGGTTATGGAAAGTTTGTACAAGATATTGACACTGTCATAATGGGAAGAAAGACATATGAAAAAGTAATATCATTTGGAATTAAATTTCCCTACAAAGGGAAAAAGTGTTATGTCATTTCGAGAACGAAAACGGGTTACGAGGAAAGTGTAGAATATTATTCTGAGAGCCTTGAAGACTTAATTGCAGATTTGAAGAACAAAGAAGGAAAGGATATCTTTATCGATGGTGGATCTGAGATTGTAAATGAACTATTGAAGAGCAATTTGATCGATGAATTTGCAATATCTATAGTACCAAACTTTTTAGGAAGCGGAATTAGACTATTTAAAGAAGGAATCCTTGGACAAAGAATAGAATTAATAAGTTCTAAGGAATTCAAGACGGGTCTTGTTCAGTTGTGGTATCGAAAACAACCTAATCAAGATATCCGATAA
- a CDS encoding VOC family protein: protein MQIRPYLTFKGECQEAIKLYSRAFKAEVSEIIRFSDIPQNPDNPMPIPDSQKNWIVQATLPFGDNFMRLSDCLGELNDTPSERVSIAVECIIDEVKHAFAVLSEEGKVGIPLQQTFFSPCHGVVFDKFGVMWNFVALTENE from the coding sequence ATGCAAATTAGACCATATCTTACCTTCAAGGGCGAATGCCAGGAGGCAATCAAGCTTTATTCAAGAGCGTTTAAGGCAGAGGTATCCGAAATCATACGGTTTTCGGACATTCCTCAAAATCCGGACAACCCCATGCCAATTCCTGACAGCCAAAAGAACTGGATTGTACAGGCAACTTTACCGTTTGGCGACAACTTTATGCGCCTATCCGATTGCTTGGGAGAACTGAACGACACACCGTCCGAAAGAGTATCCATCGCGGTGGAGTGCATCATAGACGAGGTTAAGCACGCTTTTGCTGTTTTGTCGGAAGAAGGAAAGGTCGGTATTCCTTTACAGCAAACCTTTTTCAGCCCTTGCCACGGGGTCGTTTTCGATAAGTTTGGCGTTATGTGGAATTTTGTGGCACTAACTGAAAATGAATAA
- a CDS encoding YtxH domain-containing protein: protein MENIKKGTKVIIAAMVGSLVGGVMGLLLAPKSGQELRQDLTGQANKLGDKAVVIREKARSAWQNVEDKTQVPVNTGKSWIQKGKGLVSNLKPTVSDIQQDALTKTSSINASEDKDSSDPTQEI from the coding sequence ATGGAAAATATCAAAAAGGGTACTAAGGTAATTATAGCGGCTATGGTTGGAAGTCTTGTGGGAGGAGTAATGGGCTTATTACTTGCTCCAAAGAGCGGACAGGAATTGCGCCAAGATCTAACCGGACAGGCTAACAAACTAGGAGACAAAGCCGTAGTAATTAGAGAGAAAGCTCGGAGTGCTTGGCAAAATGTGGAGGACAAAACCCAAGTACCGGTTAATACCGGTAAGAGTTGGATTCAGAAAGGAAAAGGATTGGTTAGTAACCTGAAACCAACGGTATCTGATATTCAGCAGGATGCTTTGACAAAGACCAGTTCTATTAATGCATCGGAAGATAAGGATAGTAGCGATCCAACACAAGAAATTTAG
- the nudC gene encoding NAD(+) diphosphatase has protein sequence MYFEPELSYKIERDARAYWLLFKGNKILIQKDKVQFTLPEINLYNLRKKLNRSQYLDRREGHSFYVSELTPDTVAPEGMSFYDLRRLLGQIPENLFFLAGKAHHILHWDRTHQYCSRCGAHTENKIDERAKICPSCGFVNYPRISPAMIVAITRGREILLAKGGRFQDGFYSVLAGFVEPGETFEECVQREVEEEVGLKVNNIKYFGSQPWPFPDSIMVGFTAEYASGDIIIDKKEILDAGWFTVEQLPLIPCIGSIARRLIDWFITKELQVGNETQTR, from the coding sequence ATGTATTTTGAACCAGAACTCAGTTACAAAATAGAGAGAGATGCAAGAGCATATTGGTTGTTGTTTAAGGGGAATAAGATTCTTATACAAAAAGATAAAGTGCAATTTACTTTACCAGAGATTAATTTGTATAACTTAAGAAAGAAGCTGAACAGAAGTCAATATCTTGATCGAAGAGAAGGGCATTCTTTTTATGTTTCAGAACTTACCCCGGACACAGTTGCACCGGAAGGTATGTCCTTTTACGACCTAAGGCGGTTACTTGGTCAAATTCCCGAAAATTTGTTTTTCTTAGCTGGCAAGGCTCATCACATTTTACATTGGGATCGTACCCATCAATATTGTAGCCGGTGCGGAGCACATACAGAAAATAAGATAGATGAAAGGGCAAAGATTTGTCCTTCTTGTGGGTTTGTAAACTATCCGCGGATTTCCCCAGCAATGATCGTGGCTATTACTAGGGGACGCGAGATTTTGTTAGCTAAGGGGGGGCGTTTTCAAGATGGCTTTTATAGTGTTTTGGCGGGCTTTGTGGAGCCAGGGGAAACATTTGAAGAGTGCGTGCAAAGGGAAGTAGAAGAAGAAGTAGGCCTGAAAGTTAACAACATTAAATACTTTGGTAGCCAGCCTTGGCCCTTCCCAGATTCTATAATGGTAGGTTTTACAGCTGAGTATGCAAGTGGGGATATAATTATTGATAAAAAAGAAATTTTGGATGCAGGGTGGTTTACAGTAGAGCAACTCCCACTGATACCCTGCATAGGAAGTATAGCCCGGCGTTTAATTGATTGGTTTATTACGAAGGAGCTACAGGTTGGAAATGAGACACAGACACGCTGA
- a CDS encoding 4Fe-4S binding protein: MTKTKIAMYLRWGLLALFVVLVSIAAYLHQVLGGAKVPSIHALCPFGGLESLYQVFTTGTFISKIFTGTMTLFVITLMVAILFRRSFCGFICPFGAIQEFLGKLGHMIFKRKLIMPTTIDKALRYLKYVVLIVTVYYAWKTAGLWMAPYDPWSAYAHLGEGFDSVWKESAVGLIILMITVLGSLTYDRFFCKYLCPMGGLYGIVGKISPFKVVRNQNVCIDCGICNKGCPMNIDVQHSLKITTAECLNCQTCVTNCPKAGALDHQIGGKIMKPLTVIVLVIVVLFGTIAFSQAVGIYGLTPTPLKTGESINYEEVKGYMSIKEAAASTSTDLKVFYAKFKIPENVSEETKMKEIFKVSEGYDFDQIKESLETR, from the coding sequence GTGACGAAAACTAAGATAGCGATGTATTTGAGATGGGGTTTATTAGCATTATTCGTTGTTCTTGTGAGCATTGCGGCCTATCTCCATCAAGTATTAGGTGGAGCAAAAGTGCCGTCGATCCACGCATTATGTCCCTTCGGAGGGCTTGAGAGCCTTTACCAGGTATTCACTACAGGAACGTTTATCAGCAAAATATTCACAGGAACCATGACCCTGTTTGTCATTACTTTAATGGTTGCAATTCTATTTAGACGAAGTTTTTGCGGTTTCATTTGTCCGTTTGGTGCAATTCAGGAATTTCTCGGAAAACTTGGCCACATGATCTTCAAGCGAAAATTGATAATGCCCACTACCATTGATAAGGCTTTAAGATACTTAAAATACGTAGTGCTTATTGTTACTGTATATTATGCATGGAAAACTGCGGGATTATGGATGGCACCATACGATCCCTGGTCTGCTTATGCACATCTAGGAGAGGGATTCGATAGTGTGTGGAAGGAATCAGCAGTCGGTTTGATAATCCTAATGATAACTGTTCTCGGTTCACTGACTTATGACCGTTTCTTTTGCAAATATCTTTGTCCTATGGGGGGACTTTACGGAATTGTAGGTAAAATAAGCCCTTTTAAAGTGGTCAGGAACCAAAATGTGTGTATAGACTGCGGAATATGCAATAAGGGCTGTCCAATGAATATTGATGTCCAGCACAGTTTGAAGATTACGACGGCAGAGTGTCTGAATTGTCAGACCTGTGTCACAAACTGCCCCAAGGCAGGTGCTCTTGATCACCAAATAGGCGGCAAGATTATGAAACCATTGACCGTAATTGTTCTGGTGATAGTAGTGCTCTTTGGCACAATAGCTTTTTCACAGGCTGTTGGAATCTATGGACTCACTCCAACCCCACTCAAAACGGGAGAATCTATTAATTATGAGGAAGTCAAAGGGTATATGAGTATCAAGGAGGCAGCAGCGTCAACCAGCACAGACTTAAAAGTGTTTTATGCTAAATTCAAGATTCCTGAAAACGTTTCTGAAGAAACAAAGATGAAAGAAATATTTAAAGTCTCTGAAGGCTATGATTTTGATCAAATAAAGGAATCCCTAGAAACTAGATAA
- a CDS encoding L,D-transpeptidase: MAYSINVSLSNRQLHLLQDGQVVRSYPVGIGKIATATPTGTFRIINKAPNPGGAFGAMWMGLNKPHYGIHGTNNPQSIGQYVSKGCIRMHNRDVLELSRIVPIGTTVTIRP; this comes from the coding sequence ATGGCGTATTCTATTAACGTTTCCTTAAGTAATAGACAACTCCACTTATTACAAGATGGTCAAGTGGTTCGGTCCTATCCGGTTGGAATTGGAAAGATCGCTACTGCAACACCTACCGGGACGTTTAGGATAATAAACAAGGCCCCAAACCCTGGTGGAGCTTTTGGAGCCATGTGGATGGGACTCAATAAACCTCACTATGGAATTCATGGCACCAACAATCCTCAATCTATAGGTCAGTATGTGTCTAAGGGCTGTATAAGAATGCACAACCGTGATGTATTAGAGCTTTCACGAATTGTACCAATTGGAACCACTGTAACTATTCGGCCTTAA
- a CDS encoding cell wall-binding repeat-containing protein, producing MRKTTKALATLVIAGMAFTMVPFNVFASGTVPTRLAGTTAEQTAVKIADQTGWTGTAILASSASYGMVDALTSGPLASYLKAPILLTGAGNVLDPATKDELIKLVVTKVYVTSGTAVISQGVLNELKAMNITVIPLGGVDRLETSVNIAKLMVALGAPVTKVAVAYGWLIQDALSIASIASHASQPILLTNSTGLSASAQAFLKEAPGIIASDVIGGTGVIYGSVLTQLPTPTRHSGITAYDTNEQVIKDFATSLEFNQVYLANGVTGIDALSGAPLAAQTKSAIVLTDGVTLPVAGAFVKGKMSTNSVVTALGGEAVVSENQRNLGTAAVDATVQTAMVGKKIEDMANKYDIPPVLVKAIAWMESGWKQYKLDPTTGQPLTDQPFISADGGIGIMQISPANYLEYDVARLKTDLDYNLEVGCQILNNKWRANPKIGDGNRNVLENWYFAVWAYNAWTEQNNPNYYTGQDAYQDKVFGLMGQKYNSAITFAPGATKLPKSLLPLVNPPKLSSCWSTPTPAHIGDLAFDPESLMTNGDYWYNYYIALQPRGDYYAQALGFYNTLYSSPLVTVADKTIVSQKILSTYGKLLDSADALVLENKDTSYATAAKYYWTVLQGPILDPKITDRARTGYQNAAAKAN from the coding sequence ATGAGAAAAACTACAAAAGCCTTAGCAACATTAGTTATTGCAGGTATGGCATTTACAATGGTCCCTTTTAACGTATTTGCCTCAGGGACGGTCCCAACTCGATTGGCAGGTACAACTGCTGAACAAACCGCAGTCAAAATTGCAGATCAAACAGGCTGGACTGGAACCGCAATTCTTGCTTCCTCAGCTTCTTATGGTATGGTTGATGCACTGACATCTGGTCCGCTTGCTTCCTACTTGAAAGCTCCTATCCTTCTGACCGGAGCTGGAAACGTCCTTGACCCTGCCACAAAAGACGAGCTCATTAAACTCGTAGTTACGAAGGTTTATGTGACCAGCGGAACGGCTGTTATTAGCCAAGGAGTCCTCAATGAGTTGAAAGCTATGAATATTACTGTTATTCCTCTTGGTGGAGTTGACCGCTTAGAAACATCGGTTAATATTGCTAAACTGATGGTTGCCCTCGGCGCGCCAGTGACAAAAGTTGCGGTTGCCTATGGCTGGCTGATCCAAGATGCGCTCTCTATCGCATCAATTGCTTCGCATGCGAGTCAACCCATTCTCTTAACGAATAGCACTGGACTTTCTGCTAGTGCCCAAGCATTTTTAAAAGAGGCTCCAGGTATAATAGCTTCGGACGTTATTGGCGGAACCGGCGTCATTTATGGTTCCGTATTAACTCAACTTCCAACGCCAACTCGCCACTCCGGAATCACAGCGTATGATACAAATGAACAAGTCATTAAAGACTTCGCTACTTCTCTGGAGTTTAACCAGGTATACTTGGCTAATGGGGTAACGGGTATTGATGCTCTCTCCGGTGCACCACTGGCAGCTCAAACTAAGTCTGCAATTGTTCTCACAGACGGTGTAACGTTGCCTGTAGCAGGTGCCTTCGTGAAAGGCAAAATGTCTACTAACAGTGTTGTAACAGCACTCGGGGGTGAAGCGGTAGTTAGTGAGAATCAACGTAATCTTGGAACTGCTGCAGTGGATGCAACTGTACAAACCGCCATGGTCGGTAAAAAGATAGAGGATATGGCTAATAAATACGATATTCCTCCTGTACTAGTCAAAGCCATTGCCTGGATGGAGAGCGGATGGAAACAATACAAACTGGATCCAACGACGGGACAACCTTTAACCGATCAACCATTTATTTCAGCCGATGGTGGCATAGGAATTATGCAAATTTCCCCAGCCAATTATCTCGAATACGACGTAGCTAGACTAAAAACCGATCTCGATTATAACCTTGAAGTGGGTTGCCAAATCCTTAATAATAAGTGGCGTGCTAACCCCAAGATTGGTGACGGGAACCGCAACGTTTTAGAAAATTGGTATTTTGCTGTATGGGCTTATAATGCCTGGACCGAGCAAAATAACCCGAATTACTATACGGGTCAAGACGCTTATCAGGATAAAGTATTTGGCCTTATGGGGCAGAAATATAACAGTGCAATTACGTTCGCCCCAGGTGCAACTAAGCTCCCAAAATCCCTTTTACCGCTCGTGAATCCACCCAAACTCTCCAGCTGCTGGAGTACTCCAACTCCTGCACATATCGGGGATCTGGCGTTTGATCCTGAATCGTTGATGACTAACGGGGATTACTGGTACAACTATTACATCGCGCTACAACCCAGGGGCGATTATTACGCACAAGCCTTAGGATTTTATAATACGCTCTATAGCAGCCCATTGGTCACAGTTGCTGATAAGACGATTGTCTCGCAGAAAATCCTTAGTACCTATGGCAAACTCTTAGATTCAGCAGATGCTTTGGTACTAGAGAATAAAGACACTTCGTACGCGACTGCGGCAAAATACTATTGGACCGTCCTTCAAGGGCCGATCTTAGATCCCAAGATCACAGACCGGGCTAGAACTGGCTATCAGAATGCCGCAGCTAAAGCAAACTAG
- a CDS encoding 2-keto-3-deoxygluconate permease: protein MQIPIKRTLEKVPGGMMLLPLLLGAVIKTWFPSVVKLPSFTGGLMTGAIPILAVFFFCMGANISLKAAPKAVARGGAFLATKILLATGVGLFIAHFVPNGMILGISALAFIAAMNDTNAGMYCALMSEYGTAEDVGAYSLQSLESGPFFTMVALGASGLAKIPLTDLIAAIGPMVLGFAVGNLDHELRDFLHVASKPLIPFFAFALGCGIDFHNIINAGPSGLLLGLFTLIITGGGLYIVDRLFKGTGVAGIAAATTAGNAVATPLAVSLADPTFKAIQATATAQVAASVIITAILVPIITATLARIKGKDNTAVITQVAAK, encoded by the coding sequence ATGCAAATTCCGATTAAAAGGACATTGGAAAAAGTGCCAGGCGGCATGATGCTTTTACCGCTACTTTTAGGAGCGGTCATCAAAACTTGGTTTCCCTCGGTCGTAAAACTTCCTTCTTTTACAGGTGGACTCATGACTGGTGCGATTCCTATCCTCGCTGTCTTCTTCTTCTGCATGGGTGCTAATATTTCTTTAAAAGCTGCACCTAAAGCAGTTGCCCGTGGAGGAGCCTTTCTAGCTACGAAAATTCTTTTAGCCACAGGTGTGGGACTTTTCATTGCGCATTTTGTACCTAATGGTATGATTTTGGGAATTTCTGCGTTAGCTTTTATCGCAGCCATGAACGATACGAATGCCGGAATGTATTGCGCACTCATGAGCGAATATGGAACCGCTGAAGATGTAGGTGCGTACTCTCTACAAAGCTTGGAAAGTGGTCCTTTTTTCACCATGGTGGCATTGGGAGCTTCTGGTTTAGCCAAAATTCCTCTGACTGATCTAATTGCTGCCATTGGCCCTATGGTTCTTGGTTTTGCAGTCGGAAACCTCGATCACGAATTACGAGATTTCCTCCACGTTGCCTCGAAACCCTTAATTCCTTTCTTTGCGTTTGCTCTAGGCTGTGGAATTGACTTCCATAACATCATCAATGCAGGACCTTCTGGTCTACTCCTTGGACTTTTCACGCTCATCATTACCGGTGGAGGACTATATATTGTAGACCGTCTCTTTAAAGGAACAGGTGTGGCCGGAATCGCTGCGGCAACAACAGCGGGTAATGCTGTTGCAACTCCCTTAGCTGTATCTCTGGCTGACCCAACTTTTAAAGCAATCCAGGCGACAGCTACAGCTCAAGTCGCAGCTTCGGTTATCATCACAGCTATTTTGGTCCCGATAATCACTGCAACACTCGCTAGGATTAAAGGAAAAGATAACACAGCTGTCATTACTCAGGTTGCGGCGAAATAA
- a CDS encoding ElyC/SanA/YdcF family protein encodes MILLGGTALTVDRYVERVGTEYIFNINDVPAADAILVLGAYVFPDGTTSSMLNDRLSEGYELYKEGKASKLLVSGDHGRKDYDEVNAMKNFLKNKGVPSQDVFMDHAGFSTYESVYRARDIFKVQRIIIVTQEYHLMRAVFLAREMGLEAYGIASDKHDYGQAMKFYKVREIAARNKDFIWAKIIKPKPTYLGDSIPVFGDGRATDDK; translated from the coding sequence ATGATTTTATTGGGAGGCACTGCCCTTACGGTAGACAGGTATGTTGAGCGAGTCGGAACAGAATACATATTTAATATTAATGATGTTCCGGCTGCTGATGCTATCCTTGTCTTAGGGGCTTATGTCTTTCCAGATGGAACGACTTCGTCCATGCTAAATGATCGGTTGAGTGAAGGATATGAACTTTACAAAGAAGGCAAGGCTTCAAAGTTATTAGTGAGTGGGGATCATGGGCGGAAAGATTATGATGAAGTTAACGCTATGAAGAATTTCTTGAAGAACAAAGGTGTACCTAGCCAGGACGTCTTTATGGATCACGCGGGTTTTAGTACATATGAAAGCGTGTATAGAGCTAGGGATATTTTTAAAGTTCAAAGGATTATTATAGTAACTCAGGAATATCATCTCATGCGTGCCGTTTTCTTGGCTAGGGAGATGGGGCTCGAGGCGTATGGGATAGCCTCCGACAAACATGATTATGGACAAGCTATGAAGTTTTATAAAGTAAGAGAAATAGCCGCCAGAAACAAAGATTTCATATGGGCCAAAATTATCAAACCTAAACCGACATATTTAGGAGACTCGATACCTGTATTTGGAGATGGAAGAGCAACTGACGATAAGTAA
- a CDS encoding M20/M25/M40 family metallo-hydrolase yields MVNHIRILNEFLELVRITSPTLSERGIAEVLKHKLEAIGLRVIEDRAGRSIGGNCGNLIASMPSTLTSAPVLLLSAHMDCVEPCREVNPIVVDNIVRSSGKTILGGDDKAGLVSILEALRVIQEQSIPHGEIQVVFTVAEEGGLLGAKNIDRSLLHADFGYVLDSSGSPGKIINKAPGENSLIFKIFGRPAHAGIAPEDGLNAIILAAKALSQIPDGRINEKTTANIGIINGGVATNIVPEAVEINGGTRSHNLTELQLITEKIMNIIERVVNEHGGKSQVTVLKLYDPYELTMDMQVMAIAEKAIRSLGWEPDIKASGGGSDANYLNYYGIPCANLGIGTQQVHTNEEFIEINDLYKTAELLVEIIRRTPYLL; encoded by the coding sequence TTGGTCAATCATATACGTATCTTAAATGAATTCCTTGAATTGGTGCGCATTACGAGTCCAACTCTTTCAGAGCGGGGAATTGCCGAAGTACTTAAACATAAACTAGAGGCAATAGGATTGAGAGTAATTGAGGATCGTGCAGGACGATCCATCGGAGGAAACTGCGGCAACTTAATCGCTTCAATGCCGTCAACCTTAACATCTGCCCCGGTTCTCTTATTATCAGCACATATGGACTGCGTTGAGCCTTGTCGGGAAGTTAACCCTATTGTCGTTGATAACATTGTCAGATCGTCCGGAAAAACAATTTTAGGTGGAGATGATAAAGCAGGGTTGGTCTCGATCCTTGAGGCTTTACGGGTCATACAGGAACAGAGTATTCCCCACGGTGAAATACAAGTAGTCTTTACAGTTGCTGAAGAAGGAGGACTATTAGGCGCTAAAAACATTGATCGGTCTCTTTTACATGCGGATTTCGGATATGTATTAGATTCGAGCGGTTCTCCCGGTAAAATTATTAATAAAGCTCCTGGAGAAAACAGCCTAATATTTAAGATATTTGGGCGACCTGCTCATGCTGGTATTGCTCCAGAAGATGGACTTAACGCAATCATATTGGCGGCAAAAGCTTTATCGCAGATTCCTGATGGCCGTATTAATGAAAAAACCACAGCAAACATAGGCATAATCAATGGTGGAGTTGCCACAAATATCGTACCGGAAGCAGTGGAGATCAATGGAGGAACACGGAGTCATAATTTAACCGAACTTCAATTGATAACGGAAAAAATTATGAACATTATAGAGCGCGTGGTGAATGAACACGGTGGCAAATCTCAGGTAACGGTGCTAAAACTCTATGACCCCTATGAACTTACCATGGATATGCAGGTAATGGCCATCGCAGAGAAAGCTATTCGCTCACTCGGATGGGAACCGGACATCAAAGCATCAGGTGGGGGGAGTGATGCCAATTATTTAAACTATTATGGTATTCCTTGTGCAAACTTAGGAATAGGGACTCAACAAGTACATACGAATGAAGAGTTCATTGAGATAAATGACCTTTATAAAACCGCAGAATTGTTGGTAGAGATAATCCGGCGTACTCCATATCTTTTGTAA
- a CDS encoding DinB family protein, translated as MKEIIARLDYLIQVVPIRVNQFSEQGFSAQLFGKWSRKEIMGHLCDSATNNHHRFIKIQFERQPLVLVPYNQNYWVSIQDYQSIPTDEIVGFWTTLNRHIARVISKTPKEKLLYVCDIGDNKYITLSELIQDYLKHMDHHLIQIFGTADL; from the coding sequence ATGAAGGAAATTATCGCAAGGCTGGATTACCTAATTCAAGTGGTTCCAATAAGAGTCAACCAGTTTTCGGAACAGGGATTTTCGGCACAGTTATTCGGTAAATGGTCGAGAAAGGAAATAATGGGGCATTTATGTGATTCTGCCACCAACAATCATCATAGATTTATTAAGATCCAGTTTGAAAGACAACCCTTAGTTTTAGTTCCTTATAACCAAAACTACTGGGTATCGATTCAGGACTATCAAAGTATACCAACTGACGAGATTGTTGGCTTTTGGACAACTCTGAATAGACATATCGCTAGAGTCATTTCGAAGACTCCAAAAGAGAAACTGTTGTACGTATGTGATATAGGTGATAATAAATACATTACTCTATCTGAGCTAATTCAAGATTACTTGAAACATATGGATCATCACCTAATACAAATCTTTGGCACAGCTGATCTTTAA